Below is a genomic region from Chryseobacterium scophthalmum.
AGAAGCGAAAGCTTTGATTGCAAGAAATCTTTTTGAAGTTGGTCTTGTAGATCATGAAGATGGTGGAAATGATGATTCAGATATTGTGTACTACCAAGATCCGGCATCGGGAGATGCGCGAGATCAGGGAATGCAGATTGATCTTTGGGCAAGTAAAAAAACACCTGCCGAACTACGTGGGAAAATAGAAATACTTAATTCTACTTACCGTATGAGAGTAGATACTACTTTGCCTCCGGTAAGATATGACGAAGTTCCTAATTTCCAGGATCCACCACCGATCAATGATCCGGTTCCGGCTCCTGCACCTCAGAAAAAGGAAACTCCAAAAACTGAGACGCCAAAAGCAAATGGAACTTCAACAAAACCTGCAACTACAGGTGATAAACCAAAATCTGGTGCATCGACGACAACTCCTGCAACAGAAAAGCCTAAAGCTAAAAAGGTAATTATATAAATTGATTTTTAATTTAAAATAAAAAAAGGCTTCAACTTTAATTATGTTGAAGCCTTTTATATAGATAAAGCAATGACAGAAGATAACGAGGATTTTTTAGACGAAGAATTTTTAGATGCCAATAACAGTGTTGACATTGATGATGAAAATAAAGGTCTTTATGAGCATCTTAATATTACAGTTGATGGCAATCAGGAACCTTTAAGAATAGATAAGTTTTTATTTAACTTCAGGCAAAATTCTTCAAGAAATAAAATTTCGCAGACTTGCCGTGCCGGAAATGTCGTGGTTAACGGAAATCCTGTAAAGCAGAATTATAGAGTAAAACCGGGAGATCAGATTTCTGTTTTACTAACGCATCCACCTCGTGAAAACGTTATTGTTCCGCAAGATATTCCTATTAATATAGTCTATGAAGATGACGATTTGATTGTTGTAGACAAAGAACCTGGAATGGTGGTTCACCCAGGATTTGGAAACTGGGATAAAACTTTGGTGAATGCTTTGGCTTTTCATTTCCAGAAAAATGGCCAGAAATCAGATTTAGACAGAGTAGGTTTGGTTCACAGAATAGATAAAGATACATCTGGACTTTTGGTAATTGCCAAAACTGAGTATGCTTTAAGCTTTCTTGCCAAACAATTTTTTGAAAGAAAAACGAAGCGTCTGTATTGGGCTTTTGTCTGGGGTAATGTGAAGGCCGATGAAGGTACCATTACGGGGCACATCGGAAGGCATCCTAAAAACAGAATGCAGATGTACACTTATGTTGATGGAAGCCAAGGAAAGCATGCCGTTACCCATTATAAAGTTTTAGAGCGTTTCAAATATATGACTTGGGTAGAATGTAAGCTTGAGACCGGAAGAACGCATCAAATCAGAGCACATTTTAAACATATCGGTCATACATTGTTTAATGACGAGAGATATGAAGGAAATGTTGCTTTGAGAGGAGTTAATCTTCCTAAGTATAAGCACTTTATAAAAAATGTGTTCGATGTTTTACCTAGACATGCACTTCACGCCCATACTTTAGGGTTTATACATCCAACCACGAAAAAGGAATTGTATTTTGAGAGCCCAATGCCTCAAGATATGGCGGATGCTGTAAAAAAATGGAGAAATTATTTAGAAAACTAAAAATATATTGAGATTTTTTTTATATTTGTTGAATTGAAATCAAGATTTGTTATGAGAAAACTATATGCTATCGTATGTTTAGCTCTTTTGTCGAATGCATACAAAGCACAAGAATCACTACCATACTATCAACAATATCTTTTGGATGGTGAGTTCCTGTTCAACCCTGCACAATACGGTAAAACAGACTACGTACAACTTAACCTAAACTATCAACAACAATTTTCAAAATTCAGCGAGTCTCCAAACGTGCAGTCTGTAGGGATTAACGCGAATATTTTTGACAGAGTAGGAGCGGGTATTTCCGTTTTTAGAGATAGCAACGGTCCTATTTCAGCTGGAGGTATTACAGCTGGTGCATCTTATTTCATCCCACTAAGTAGTGAAGGGGAGAGAAAAGATCAGTTTTCTTTTGGTACAAGTGTTAACTTCTACAATATGAATTTTGATTACTCAAAAATCAATACTGAAGACGGTTACGACCCATTATTGCAAGGTAATGAAAGTAATATCTTTATGGCATATGCAAACTTCGGTTTAGCAGCTACTTATAGAGGGATTTTCGGGGGTGTTTCCGTAAATGATATCGCATTAAGCAATGATGAATCTATTGTAAACAATTATGAACCTTCTCCAATCAAGTTTTTCTTAAACTTAGGTTACGACTGGAAGATTGCAGACAATATTGCAATTACTCCTTCAGTTTTGGTAAATTTAAATACCAATTCTACAAGAATGACAGACTTCAACTTGATGGCTACATTCTCTAACGATATCAACGCATTCTCTTTTGGGGTGAGCTACAGAGCTGTTCAAAACAGATTTGATAATCAGGAACTAAGTGTTTCTCCAGTGGTAAAAGTAAGATTCAACAAATTTATGATTGGTGCTACTTACAACCTTGGAATGTCTGATATTCAGACTTATGGAGGAAACAGCTTCATGCTTGGAGTTGGTTATAACTTCGAT
It encodes:
- a CDS encoding RluA family pseudouridine synthase; its protein translation is MTEDNEDFLDEEFLDANNSVDIDDENKGLYEHLNITVDGNQEPLRIDKFLFNFRQNSSRNKISQTCRAGNVVVNGNPVKQNYRVKPGDQISVLLTHPPRENVIVPQDIPINIVYEDDDLIVVDKEPGMVVHPGFGNWDKTLVNALAFHFQKNGQKSDLDRVGLVHRIDKDTSGLLVIAKTEYALSFLAKQFFERKTKRLYWAFVWGNVKADEGTITGHIGRHPKNRMQMYTYVDGSQGKHAVTHYKVLERFKYMTWVECKLETGRTHQIRAHFKHIGHTLFNDERYEGNVALRGVNLPKYKHFIKNVFDVLPRHALHAHTLGFIHPTTKKELYFESPMPQDMADAVKKWRNYLEN
- a CDS encoding PorP/SprF family type IX secretion system membrane protein; protein product: MRKLYAIVCLALLSNAYKAQESLPYYQQYLLDGEFLFNPAQYGKTDYVQLNLNYQQQFSKFSESPNVQSVGINANIFDRVGAGISVFRDSNGPISAGGITAGASYFIPLSSEGERKDQFSFGTSVNFYNMNFDYSKINTEDGYDPLLQGNESNIFMAYANFGLAATYRGIFGGVSVNDIALSNDESIVNNYEPSPIKFFLNLGYDWKIADNIAITPSVLVNLNTNSTRMTDFNLMATFSNDINAFSFGVSYRAVQNRFDNQELSVSPVVKVRFNKFMIGATYNLGMSDIQTYGGNSFMLGVGYNFDNFINHRGFRY